Proteins encoded together in one Gigantopelta aegis isolate Gae_Host chromosome 8, Gae_host_genome, whole genome shotgun sequence window:
- the LOC121379798 gene encoding macrophage mannose receptor 1-like, producing MTCLEQYLVSIYMTSVLVSDLSNPVVKNSRLECLTACFRKATCSTCFFDQQTQTCSSNGYRFVRKGSLCLKVSSERLNWKRARDACEYEGARLVKIDTEEKNVAIVEILKKDYQGQALQIGAFRDQEGDDTWRWPDNSALVFSNWDTTSAGRRECSNLDMDMHKWIEISCGVTQRYICEQGLSVVNS from the exons ATGACGTGCCTGGAGCAGTATCTAGTCAGCATCTACATGACCTCCGTACTCGTCTCCGATTTGTCCAATCCAGTTGTGAAGAACAGTCGTTTAGAGTGTCTGACGGCCTGTTTTCGTAAGGCGACATGTTCAACGTGTTTCTTCGACCAACAAACAC AAACGTGCAGCTCCAATGGCTATAGATTCGTCAGAAAGGGGTCATTGTGTCTGAAGGTTTCATCAGAAAGGCTAAACTGGAAGAGGGCGAGGGACGCGTGTGAATATGAGGGAGCACGACTTGTTAAAATTGACACTGAAGAGAAAAATGTAGCCATTGTGGAGATTCTCAAAAAAG ACTATCAAGGTCAAGCATTGCAGATTGGAGCTTTTAGAGACCAAGAAGGCGATGACACTTGGAGATGGCCAGACAACTCTGCATTGGTGTTTAGCAACTGGGACACGACTTCAGCAGGCCGTAGAGAATGCTCCAACCTAGACATGGACATGCATAAATGGATTGAAATATCGTGTGGCGTAACGCAACGTTATATCTGTGAGCAAGGACTTAGCGTGGTCAATAGCTAG